The following coding sequences lie in one Lysobacter capsici genomic window:
- a CDS encoding TonB-dependent receptor domain-containing protein: protein MTLKTTQLRDAIVFALCVGATSLAGTGLASAQDASAPAAAPADADATTLDRIQVTGSRISIPGLTTNSPVMTVDREEINRNQPVTAEDFLKILPGATPAIGPGVNNGANGGATINLRGLGDNRTLVLMDGRRVVPFNLFGVVDTNVIPLALIDSVDLVTGGASAVYGADAVSGVVNFVLKRNFEGIEVNSSYGQSSKQDADRRNTTVTMGVNLDDGKGNVVLSVGKTDNDALLQGARDYSVFTLDSTDGSQGGSSVAIPTRIGGIGQFNPDTGGFGGINQRFNYNPYNYFQTALDRWQATALARYEVNEHAEAYAQVLYTRSDVASQVAPGGLFGAAFDIGIGNPMIPEPARQQLCSTFGVAAADCHVGSSSTVNAAVLRRSTELGTRTTDFQNKVFQTTLGLRGKINDNWRYDAYWSHGEADQLVVNGGFLSYTRSQQALLSTDGINCVDPSGGCIPINLWGKEGTFDPKTKKFLEVITFATQRVEQEVWSGTINGDLGDEFKSPLADYPIGLAFGLEGRKVDAMNQADAASRDPNEVQGAGGANPDVRGNLTLREAYVETIVPLISGKTGAYALNFEGGYRHTQFKSGQTDVDYGSYKYGLEWAPIETLRFRGMFQRATRAPNVNELFQPLTSSLDNSAVDPCQASELAKVGGPTSATGALCVATGVPAAILNSANGIDGPNSGQAYAYIGGNPILGPEKADTQTLGLVWQPTENLSVTLDYWKIDIKDAITRPLLGDALFGCYDQKLNPTLSVTHPMCQLMLGARNPTDGSLNEGARGPFLDRSNKGRIKTDGWDLGVRYGIPLSNEWGRLDFALDLTKTDSFDYQADPLVNNYDCVGVYGVSCNVAAGIIYDYKSSFRAVWSVKDFELGLNWRHLSSVDVEPGPITWYQPYTSIDAYDYFDLTMAYELPWNARVNFTVTNLADKKPPVVGGNIGSTTYNSGNTFPQYYDTLGRYFTLGLTMRF from the coding sequence ATGACCCTGAAGACCACCCAGCTGCGCGACGCGATCGTATTCGCGCTGTGCGTCGGTGCGACCAGCTTGGCCGGCACCGGACTGGCCTCCGCTCAAGACGCTTCGGCCCCCGCCGCGGCTCCCGCCGACGCCGACGCCACGACCCTGGATCGCATCCAGGTCACCGGCAGCCGCATTTCCATCCCGGGCCTGACCACCAACAGCCCGGTCATGACCGTGGATCGCGAAGAAATCAATCGCAACCAGCCGGTCACTGCCGAAGATTTCCTCAAGATTCTGCCGGGCGCCACGCCGGCAATTGGTCCGGGCGTCAACAACGGCGCCAACGGCGGCGCCACGATCAACCTGCGCGGCCTCGGCGACAATCGCACCCTGGTGCTGATGGACGGCCGCCGCGTGGTTCCGTTCAACCTGTTCGGCGTGGTCGACACCAACGTGATCCCGCTGGCGCTGATCGACAGCGTGGATCTGGTCACCGGCGGCGCCTCGGCGGTGTACGGCGCCGACGCGGTCTCCGGCGTCGTCAACTTCGTGCTCAAGCGCAACTTCGAAGGCATCGAGGTCAACTCCAGCTACGGCCAGTCCAGCAAGCAGGACGCCGACCGCCGCAACACCACCGTCACCATGGGCGTGAACCTGGACGACGGCAAGGGCAACGTGGTGCTGAGCGTCGGCAAGACCGACAACGACGCGCTGCTGCAGGGCGCGCGCGACTACAGCGTGTTCACCCTGGATTCGACCGACGGCAGTCAGGGCGGTTCCAGCGTGGCCATCCCCACGCGCATCGGCGGCATCGGCCAGTTCAACCCCGACACCGGCGGTTTCGGCGGCATCAATCAGCGCTTCAACTACAACCCCTACAATTATTTCCAGACCGCGCTGGACCGCTGGCAGGCCACCGCGCTGGCCCGCTATGAGGTCAACGAGCACGCTGAAGCCTATGCGCAGGTGCTCTACACGCGCTCCGACGTGGCTTCGCAGGTCGCCCCGGGCGGCCTGTTCGGCGCCGCGTTCGACATCGGCATCGGCAACCCGATGATCCCCGAGCCGGCGCGCCAGCAACTGTGCTCCACCTTCGGCGTAGCGGCGGCCGACTGCCATGTCGGCAGCAGTTCCACCGTCAATGCCGCGGTGCTGCGCCGCTCCACCGAGCTGGGAACCCGCACCACCGACTTCCAGAACAAAGTCTTCCAGACCACCCTGGGCCTGCGCGGCAAGATCAACGACAACTGGCGCTACGACGCGTATTGGTCGCACGGCGAAGCCGACCAGCTGGTCGTCAACGGCGGCTTCCTGTCCTACACCCGCAGCCAGCAGGCGCTGCTGTCGACCGACGGCATCAACTGCGTCGATCCCAGCGGCGGCTGCATCCCGATCAACCTGTGGGGCAAGGAAGGCACCTTCGACCCGAAGACCAAGAAGTTCCTGGAAGTCATCACCTTCGCCACCCAGCGGGTTGAGCAAGAAGTGTGGTCGGGAACGATCAACGGCGATCTGGGCGACGAGTTCAAGAGCCCGTTGGCCGACTATCCGATCGGCCTGGCGTTCGGTCTGGAAGGCCGCAAGGTCGACGCGATGAATCAAGCCGATGCGGCGTCGCGCGATCCCAACGAAGTCCAGGGCGCCGGCGGCGCCAACCCGGACGTGCGCGGCAACCTGACCTTGCGCGAAGCCTACGTCGAAACCATCGTGCCGCTGATCAGCGGCAAGACCGGCGCGTACGCGTTGAACTTCGAAGGCGGCTACCGCCACACCCAGTTCAAGTCCGGCCAGACCGACGTCGACTACGGCAGCTACAAGTACGGCCTGGAATGGGCGCCGATCGAAACCCTGCGTTTCCGCGGCATGTTCCAGCGCGCGACCCGCGCCCCGAACGTCAACGAGTTGTTCCAGCCGCTCACCAGCAGCCTGGACAACAGCGCCGTGGATCCCTGCCAGGCTTCCGAGCTGGCCAAGGTCGGCGGCCCGACCAGCGCCACCGGCGCGCTGTGCGTCGCCACCGGCGTGCCGGCGGCGATCCTCAACAGCGCCAACGGCATCGACGGCCCGAACTCCGGCCAGGCCTATGCCTACATCGGCGGCAACCCGATCCTGGGCCCGGAAAAAGCCGACACCCAGACCCTCGGCCTGGTGTGGCAGCCGACCGAGAACCTGTCGGTCACGCTGGACTACTGGAAGATCGACATCAAGGACGCGATCACCCGTCCGCTGCTGGGCGACGCGCTGTTCGGCTGCTACGACCAGAAGCTCAATCCCACCCTCAGCGTCACCCACCCGATGTGCCAGCTGATGCTCGGCGCCCGCAATCCCACCGACGGCTCGCTCAACGAAGGCGCGCGCGGTCCGTTCCTGGATCGCTCCAACAAGGGCCGGATCAAGACCGACGGTTGGGACCTGGGCGTGCGCTACGGCATCCCGCTGAGCAACGAATGGGGCCGCCTGGACTTCGCGCTCGACCTGACCAAGACCGATTCGTTCGACTACCAGGCCGATCCGCTGGTCAACAACTACGACTGCGTCGGCGTCTACGGCGTTTCGTGCAACGTCGCCGCCGGCATCATCTACGACTACAAGTCGAGCTTCCGCGCGGTGTGGTCGGTCAAGGACTTCGAGCTGGGCCTGAACTGGCGTCACCTGAGCTCGGTCGACGTCGAACCCGGTCCGATCACCTGGTACCAGCCGTACACCTCGATCGACGCGTACGACTACTTCGACCTGACCATGGCCTACGAGCTGCCGTGGAATGCGCGCGTCAACTTCACGGTCACCAATCTGGCCGACAAGAAGCCGCCGGTCGTGGGCGGCAACATCGGCAGCACCACCTACAACAGCGGCAACACGTTCCCGCAGTACTACGACACGCTGGGCCGTTATTTCACCCTCGGCCTGACCATGCGCTTCTGA
- a CDS encoding TonB-dependent receptor plug domain-containing protein has product MILKTNQLRDAITFALAVTSAALVGTGAALAQEAGSKEATTLDRVEVTGSRIRQVDVETAAPVLQISRAEIEKQGYKSVADILQNITAAGSPAISRTSPLSSGESVGGYYIDLRNLGANRTLVLVNGKRLGATNDGLQDVSSIPSGMVERIEVLKDGASTIYGSDAIAGVINIITRKNFEGAEANAYLGQWGQGDGTRQSYDFTIGFTGDRGSVTVGAEYAKEDPVWARDRWFSAARFPTGEKSPPRDFGFSGTTQWGALLVPIRPDPTDTNPDPTKRRGIDPWTGRVVSRGTNPASGLPVSAPRFLARETAGLDPRNPNNFRPRNSSDVSLPAEESTVYSGIERKSLFVNAGYDIADWLRFDTDIQYNDRDSFQQNAGYPFQSATLSPGFNTPMSVDSYYNPFRNRLPGEAGYTPPNSTTATPPTAVQFVRRGWEVPRQVRNSLTSYRFTGTFSGSFELGEGKIWDWDAGYLYNENKATQISTGNLNVANTRLAVGPSFLNAQGQVQCGTAANPIALGSGGGQCTPWNPLLPFGYAGSNGLNDPNVQKYLYQEGQALGKTKTTDYFVNFSGTLATLPAGDLSLAVGYEHRKEQGNFSPDALSQTGGSTDLASGPTGGSYTLDEFYGELQIPILADMTGAKELTVNLATRYSDYDTFGDTVNSKFGVKWKPIDSLLIRATYAEGFRAPTISDLYGGLSQSFSFYTDACDTSFGDAAGNARCNRDVPPAFRQLANNAAGVAQGPGSQTNTPFLSGSNDQLVPETSKSKTFGVVWSPSFIENLNLSLDWWNIKIENAIRGDDPSQVLADCYTRGIESRCNTGQDPARSRFTRDPATGAITSFIFAPINVGYNEVEGFDFDVNYRLDTQWGRFGFAWLNSYTTKNELQTDILGKATPSQQNGFNGNFRLRSNLNMSWDKGPWGFTWGVRYYSGVKEDCFFTADDGPALERCSLPNYSAPELNGAISPKNEIGSNTFHDMQVRFNAPWNATIAVGANNVFEHYSAPQYAQPNSGYSYYGGYDIGRFVYFKYQQRF; this is encoded by the coding sequence ATGATCCTGAAGACCAACCAGCTGCGAGACGCGATTACGTTCGCTCTTGCGGTGACTAGCGCCGCTCTGGTCGGCACGGGCGCCGCGCTTGCCCAGGAAGCCGGCAGCAAGGAAGCCACCACGCTCGATCGCGTCGAAGTGACCGGTTCGCGCATCCGCCAGGTCGACGTCGAGACCGCCGCCCCGGTTCTTCAGATCAGCCGCGCCGAGATCGAGAAACAGGGCTACAAGTCGGTCGCCGACATCCTGCAGAACATCACCGCCGCCGGCTCGCCGGCGATCAGCCGCACCTCGCCGCTGTCCTCGGGCGAATCCGTCGGTGGTTACTACATCGATCTGCGCAACCTCGGTGCCAACCGCACCCTGGTGCTCGTCAACGGCAAGCGCCTGGGCGCGACCAACGACGGTCTGCAGGACGTTTCCTCGATCCCGTCGGGCATGGTCGAACGCATCGAAGTGCTGAAGGACGGCGCCTCGACGATCTACGGTTCCGACGCCATCGCCGGCGTGATCAACATCATCACCCGCAAGAACTTCGAAGGCGCCGAAGCCAACGCCTACCTCGGCCAGTGGGGCCAGGGCGACGGCACCCGCCAGAGCTACGACTTCACCATCGGCTTCACCGGCGACCGCGGCTCGGTCACGGTCGGCGCCGAGTACGCGAAAGAAGATCCGGTCTGGGCGCGTGATCGCTGGTTCTCCGCCGCTCGCTTCCCGACCGGCGAAAAGAGCCCGCCGCGTGACTTCGGCTTCTCCGGCACTACTCAGTGGGGTGCTTTGCTGGTTCCGATCCGTCCGGATCCCACCGATACTAATCCCGACCCCACCAAGCGCAGGGGTATCGATCCCTGGACCGGCCGTGTGGTATCTCGCGGGACCAACCCGGCCAGTGGCTTGCCGGTGAGCGCTCCGCGCTTCCTCGCCCGCGAAACCGCCGGCCTGGATCCTCGCAACCCCAATAACTTCCGTCCTCGAAACAGCTCCGACGTCTCGCTACCGGCCGAAGAATCGACCGTGTACAGCGGCATCGAGCGCAAGTCGCTGTTCGTCAACGCCGGCTACGACATCGCCGACTGGCTGCGCTTCGACACCGACATCCAGTACAACGACCGCGATTCCTTCCAGCAGAACGCCGGTTATCCGTTCCAATCGGCCACCCTGTCGCCGGGCTTCAACACGCCCATGTCGGTCGACAGCTACTACAACCCATTCCGCAACAGGCTTCCTGGGGAAGCGGGCTACACCCCACCCAACTCGACCACAGCTACTCCACCGACCGCCGTGCAATTCGTACGTCGTGGCTGGGAAGTGCCGCGCCAGGTCCGCAACAGCCTGACCTCGTACCGCTTCACCGGCACCTTCAGCGGTTCGTTCGAACTGGGCGAAGGCAAGATCTGGGATTGGGACGCGGGCTATCTGTACAACGAGAACAAGGCGACCCAGATCAGCACGGGTAACCTCAACGTCGCCAACACGCGTCTCGCGGTCGGCCCGTCGTTCCTCAATGCGCAGGGTCAGGTCCAGTGCGGCACCGCCGCCAATCCGATCGCCCTGGGCTCCGGCGGCGGTCAATGCACCCCGTGGAACCCGCTGCTGCCGTTCGGCTACGCCGGCTCCAACGGCCTGAACGACCCGAACGTGCAGAAGTACCTGTACCAGGAAGGCCAGGCGCTCGGCAAAACCAAGACCACCGACTACTTCGTCAACTTCAGCGGCACCCTGGCGACCCTGCCGGCCGGTGACCTGAGCCTGGCGGTCGGTTACGAGCACCGCAAGGAACAAGGCAACTTCTCGCCCGACGCGCTCTCGCAGACCGGCGGTTCGACCGATCTGGCCAGCGGCCCGACCGGCGGTTCGTACACCCTGGACGAGTTCTACGGCGAGTTGCAGATTCCGATCCTGGCCGACATGACGGGCGCGAAGGAACTGACCGTCAACCTGGCGACCCGTTACTCCGACTACGACACCTTCGGCGACACCGTCAACAGCAAGTTCGGCGTGAAGTGGAAGCCGATCGACTCGTTGCTGATTCGTGCCACCTATGCCGAGGGCTTCCGCGCCCCGACCATTTCCGACCTGTACGGCGGTCTGAGCCAGTCGTTCTCGTTCTACACCGACGCCTGCGACACCAGCTTCGGCGATGCCGCTGGCAATGCGCGCTGCAACCGTGACGTACCGCCCGCCTTCCGCCAGCTCGCCAACAACGCCGCAGGCGTTGCCCAGGGCCCGGGTTCGCAGACCAACACGCCGTTCCTGTCGGGTTCGAACGATCAGCTGGTTCCGGAAACCTCCAAGTCGAAGACCTTCGGCGTGGTGTGGAGCCCGAGCTTCATCGAGAACCTCAACCTGTCCTTGGACTGGTGGAACATCAAGATCGAAAATGCGATCCGCGGCGACGATCCGAGCCAGGTGCTGGCCGACTGCTACACCCGCGGCATCGAGTCGCGCTGCAACACCGGACAGGATCCGGCCCGCTCGCGCTTCACCCGCGATCCGGCCACCGGCGCCATCACCAGCTTCATCTTCGCGCCGATCAACGTGGGCTACAACGAAGTCGAAGGTTTCGACTTTGACGTGAACTACCGTCTCGACACGCAGTGGGGCCGCTTCGGTTTCGCTTGGTTGAACAGCTACACCACCAAGAACGAACTGCAGACCGACATCCTCGGCAAAGCCACCCCGAGCCAGCAAAACGGCTTCAACGGCAACTTCCGCCTGCGCTCGAACCTCAACATGAGCTGGGACAAGGGTCCGTGGGGCTTCACCTGGGGGGTGCGTTACTACTCAGGCGTGAAGGAAGACTGCTTCTTCACCGCGGACGACGGCCCTGCGCTGGAACGCTGCTCGCTGCCGAATTACAGCGCTCCGGAGCTCAACGGCGCCATCTCGCCGAAGAACGAAATCGGTTCGAACACCTTCCACGACATGCAGGTCCGCTTCAACGCACCGTGGAACGCCACGATCGCGGTCGGCGCGAACAACGTGTTCGAGCACTACTCCGCTCCGCAATACGCTCAGCCGAACTCGGGCTACTCGTACTACGGCGGCTACGACATCGGCCGTTTCGTGTACTTCAAGTACCAGCAGCGCTTCTAA
- a CDS encoding TonB-dependent receptor plug domain-containing protein — protein sequence MTFKTTQLREAISFALAVGTTALVGTGIASAQDTAGSKDATTLDRVEVTGSRIRQVDVETAAPVLQITRAEIEKQGFKSVADILQNITAAGSPAISRTSPLSSGESVGGYYIDLRNLGANRTLVLVNGKRLGATNDGLQDVSSIPSGMVERIEVLKDGASTIYGSDAIAGVINIITRKNFEGAEANAYLGQWSQGDGTRQNYDFTIGFTGDRGSVTIGAEYAKEDPVWARDRWFSIARFPTGEKSEPRDFGYSGTTQWGALLIPTGATLPNGTPALGAARFLARETPGLDPRNIANFRARNGSDVSLPAEQSTVYSGIERKSLFVNAGYDITDWLRFDTDIQYNDRDSFAQNAGYPFQSAVLSPGFNTPISVDSYFNPVGNQRTGALPAGVTAPTFVHFVRRGWEVPRQVRNSLTSYRFTGTFSGSFELGEGKIWDWDAGYLYNENKATQISTGNLNVANTRRAVGPSFLNAQGQVQCGTAANPIPLGFGGGQCTPWNPLLPYGYAGSNGLNDPNVQKYLYQEGQALGKTKTTDYFVNFSGTLATLPAGDLSLAVGYEHRKEQGNFSPDALSQTGGSTDLASGPTGGSYTLDEFYGELQIPVLADVPGAKELTFNLATRYSDYDTFGDTVNSKFGFKWKPIDSLLVRGTYSEGFRAPTIADLYGGLGQSFSFYTDACDTLFGDAAGSARCLQNVPANFRQAANTPSGLAPGPGTQTNTPFLSGSNDQLTPETSKSKTFGVVWSPTFVDNLNLSLDWWNIKIENAIRGDDPTAVLADCYTRGIESRCNTGQDPARSRFVRDPITGNITSFIFAPINVGYNEVEGFDFDVNYRLDTQWGRFGFAWLNSYTTKNELQTDILGVATPSQQNGFNGNFRLRSNLNMSWDKGPWGFTWGLRYYSGVKEDCYFDERCTLPNYTAPELNGAISPKNEIGSNTFHDMQVRFNAPWNATIAVGANNVFEHYAAPQYAQPNSGYSYYGGYDIGRFVYFKYQQRF from the coding sequence GTCGAAACCGCCGCACCGGTTCTTCAGATCACCCGCGCCGAGATCGAGAAGCAGGGCTTCAAGTCGGTCGCCGACATCCTGCAGAACATCACCGCCGCTGGCTCGCCGGCGATCAGCCGCACCTCGCCGCTGTCCTCGGGCGAATCCGTCGGTGGTTACTACATCGATCTGCGCAACCTCGGTGCCAACCGCACCCTGGTGCTCGTCAACGGCAAGCGCCTGGGCGCGACCAACGACGGTCTGCAGGACGTTTCCTCGATCCCGTCGGGCATGGTCGAACGCATCGAAGTGCTGAAGGACGGCGCGTCGACGATCTACGGTTCCGACGCCATCGCCGGCGTGATCAACATCATCACCCGCAAGAACTTCGAAGGCGCCGAAGCCAACGCTTACCTGGGCCAGTGGAGCCAGGGCGACGGCACGCGTCAGAACTACGACTTCACCATCGGCTTCACCGGCGACCGTGGCTCGGTCACGATCGGCGCCGAATACGCGAAGGAAGATCCGGTTTGGGCCCGCGACCGCTGGTTCTCGATCGCTCGCTTCCCGACCGGCGAAAAGAGCGAACCGCGTGACTTCGGTTACTCCGGCACCACCCAGTGGGGCGCGCTGCTGATCCCGACCGGCGCCACCCTGCCGAACGGCACCCCGGCACTCGGCGCGGCCCGTTTCCTGGCTCGCGAAACCCCGGGCCTGGATCCGCGCAACATCGCCAACTTCCGCGCCCGCAACGGTTCGGACGTCTCGCTGCCGGCCGAACAGTCGACCGTGTACAGCGGCATCGAGCGCAAGTCGCTGTTCGTCAACGCCGGCTACGACATCACCGACTGGCTGCGTTTCGACACCGACATCCAGTACAACGACCGCGACTCCTTCGCGCAGAACGCCGGCTATCCGTTCCAGTCCGCCGTCCTCTCGCCGGGCTTCAACACCCCGATCTCGGTCGACAGCTACTTCAACCCGGTCGGCAACCAGCGCACCGGCGCGCTGCCGGCGGGCGTCACCGCTCCGACCTTCGTGCACTTCGTGCGTCGTGGTTGGGAAGTGCCGCGCCAGGTCCGCAACAGCCTGACCTCGTACCGCTTCACCGGCACCTTCAGCGGTTCGTTCGAACTGGGCGAAGGCAAGATCTGGGATTGGGACGCGGGCTATCTGTACAACGAGAACAAGGCGACCCAGATCAGCACGGGTAACCTCAACGTCGCCAACACGCGTCGCGCGGTCGGCCCGTCGTTCTTGAATGCGCAGGGTCAGGTCCAGTGCGGCACCGCCGCCAACCCGATCCCGCTGGGCTTCGGTGGCGGCCAGTGCACCCCGTGGAACCCGCTGCTGCCCTACGGCTACGCCGGCTCCAACGGCCTGAACGACCCGAACGTGCAGAAGTACCTGTACCAGGAAGGCCAGGCGCTCGGTAAGACCAAGACCACCGACTACTTCGTCAACTTCAGCGGCACCCTGGCGACCCTGCCGGCCGGTGACCTGAGCCTGGCGGTCGGTTACGAGCACCGCAAGGAACAGGGCAACTTCTCGCCCGACGCCCTGTCGCAGACCGGCGGTTCGACCGATCTGGCCAGCGGCCCGACCGGCGGTTCGTACACCCTGGACGAGTTCTACGGCGAGTTGCAGATCCCGGTCCTGGCCGACGTGCCGGGCGCGAAGGAACTGACCTTCAACCTGGCGACCCGTTACTCCGACTACGACACCTTCGGCGACACGGTCAACAGCAAGTTCGGCTTCAAGTGGAAGCCGATCGACTCGCTGCTGGTCCGCGGTACCTACTCCGAGGGCTTCCGCGCTCCGACCATCGCCGACCTGTACGGCGGTCTGGGCCAGTCGTTCTCGTTCTACACCGACGCCTGCGACACCTTGTTCGGCGATGCCGCCGGCAGCGCGCGCTGCTTGCAGAACGTCCCGGCGAACTTCCGCCAGGCCGCCAACACCCCGTCGGGCCTCGCCCCGGGCCCGGGCACGCAGACCAACACCCCGTTCCTGTCGGGTTCGAACGATCAGCTGACTCCGGAAACCTCCAAGTCGAAGACCTTCGGCGTGGTGTGGAGCCCGACCTTCGTCGACAACCTCAACCTGTCCTTGGACTGGTGGAACATCAAGATCGAAAACGCGATCCGCGGCGACGATCCGACGGCGGTGCTGGCTGACTGCTACACCCGCGGCATCGAGTCGCGCTGCAACACCGGACAGGATCCGGCTCGCTCGCGCTTCGTGCGCGATCCGATCACCGGCAACATCACCAGCTTCATCTTCGCGCCGATCAACGTGGGCTACAACGAAGTCGAAGGTTTCGACTTTGACGTGAACTACCGTCTCGACACGCAGTGGGGCCGCTTCGGTTTCGCTTGGTTGAACAGCTACACCACCAAGAACGAACTGCAGACCGACATCCTGGGCGTCGCCACCCCGAGCCAGCAGAACGGCTTCAACGGCAACTTCCGCCTGCGCTCGAACCTCAACATGAGCTGGGACAAGGGTCCGTGGGGCTTCACCTGGGGTCTGCGTTACTACTCCGGCGTGAAGGAAGACTGCTACTTCGACGAACGTTGCACGCTGCCGAACTACACCGCTCCGGAGCTCAACGGCGCCATCTCGCCGAAGAACGAAATCGGTTCGAACACCTTCCACGACATGCAGGTCCGCTTCAACGCGCCGTGGAACGCCACGATCGCGGTTGGCGCGAACAACGTGTTCGAGCACTACGCCGCTCCGCAGTACGCTCAGCCGAACTCCGGCTACTCGTACTACGGCGGCTACGACATCGGCCGTTTCGTGTACTTCAAGTACCAGCAGCGCTTCTAA